CGAAAACGGAATAATTGGAGGGAGTTTGAATTCACTGATCATAGTCGTATGGATAAGAGCAGAATTTTCGTTCAAATAAAGTCATCTCCATAGCAATTCCTTGATTGCTTACGCAAGGAATACATGGTTGTACGCAGGATTTATGCTGTGGGATAGCGGAATCGGTTTGTTTCCAGGGATTGACATTGATTTAGGCTAATGCAAATTTTGCGTTTCATTTGCGTTGATTTCGGTTAGGATGATATGCGTTGGCTTCTCCGTCAGATGAGACCGTTGGGGGATCTATGGAGGAGTCGATCGTATTTCGTACAGCGAAGGCCATTTGATGAAGGTAACCATGCGGGAACTCGCCGAAGCGGCGAATGTCTCGATCAGCACGGTCAGCCGGGTCTTTAAAGGGGATCCGACGATCAGCGCCAAGCGGGCTGAACAGATTCGCGCTCTGGCCGAAAGTATGAACTATCGACGACCACAGGGGGCTGTGGGAGAAGGTCTCGGCGGAATCCTGCGGGGCCGAACGATTGGGCTCATGTCGTTGGGGATGGACCGCCGGCTACTCTCGATTCCTGCCGTCTCGCGGGCAATTAATGGGGTCGAAGCAGGACTGTCCGATGCCGGAGCACATGTTCTGTTGCGGCATTTTCCCCAACTTGCTCCGCCGACATCCGCCAAGCTTTCGCAAACTCTGGATGGGGTGATTCTGCTAGGCTCCTTGCAGGGAGAAGAGATCGGACGTGAGCAAAACGATTTGATGAAGCGTCTGAGAGGCTTGCCTTCGGTATGGCTTTTGGGGAAGCCGCTGGGATGCTGGGGAGACTCCGTTTGTTCCAATTCTTATCACGTGGGAGCTTGGGCCGCGGAATACCTGATCAAGCGTGGGCATCAACGCTTAGCGGTTCTCAACCCTAAACCGGATCACCAGCAATTCATGGTTCGCGAGGACGGCTTCGTCGCCCATGGTCAGCGTCTTGGAGCAAGCGTCATTTGTTTGAGCGAAGCCCCTGACAAAGGCTGGCAATTGCCAATGCAGCCTCCCACGGATGTCTCGGACGTGATGCACTTGGTCGACCAACTCCTGGAAATGAAGCCCCGTCCCACGGCGGTGTTCGCCGCTGCCGATAGCGTGGCCACGCTCGTTTACCGTGCTTTGGCAACCCGAGGTTTGCAAGTAGGCAAAGACATCAGCGTGATCTCCGCCAACAATGACGAGCCCTTGATTGCCGGACTGCATCCAGGCCTAACCACGTTCGACATTCATGCCGAGCAGATTGGCCGGGTGGCTGTGCAGCAGTTGGCCTGCCGCATGGCGCAACCCGTTGGCATGCCTGATGTCGAGATTCAACTGGAGGCGTCACTCGTGGAACGAGAGTCCGTGGTGAAACTTTGAGAACGGTTCGTTTGATTGTGCAAGAGAAAGAACATCCTGTAAGATCGGCCTGTTGAAACCTGTCATCAACCACGCATTACTTACCCTCGCGGTTCTTTGCGTCAGACGATAAACCCCCGGCGATGCTTTGATCAAACCGACTTCTTGTTGGGGGCGGGAAGTATCGCATATGCCAAGCTCCTCTGTTCACTTCAACCGGCTGGAAAAGAAAAGATGAATCGCACGTACCTAGTTGTCGCAGTCTTGATGGGCTCTCTCGTGTTCGGAATTGGTCAAGCCCGAGCGACTGAACCCGTTCCCGTGATCTTCGATACCGACATCTCTGGCGACGTCGATGACGTGTTGGCCCTTGCCATGCTGCATGCGTTAGCCGATCGAAACGAGTGCGATATTAAGGCCGTCACTATCTCCAAGGTGAATCCGCTGACAGCACCGTTTGTCGACGCGGTGAACACGTTCTATGGTCGCGGTCAGATTCCCATTGGTGTCACTCACGACGCTCAAAAGCGGGAAAGCAAGTATCTTTCACTCGTGAAAACGAAAGATGAGGGTGAATTGCGTTACCCGCACGATTTGCTCTCCAGTGATGATGCACCCGATGCGGTGACCATCTTGCGAAAGACCCTCGCCGCGGCAGAAGACAAGTCTTTAGTGTTGATCCAAGTGGGGCTGGCCGCCAACCTGGCCGACCTGGTCGAATCTCCCGCAGATGAAATTAGCCCTCTAACGGGCAAAGAGCTCATTCGTCAGAAGGTTCGCTTGACCTCGGTCATGGCGGGCGCATTCTCGCCGGTCAACGGCAATGCCCATTACCTGGAAGCGAACGTTAAAAATGGGATTGGCTCGATGCAGCGTTTTGCAGAGAAGTGGCCGCACGATTCGCCTGTGGTGTGGAGCGATTTTCTGATCGGGATCGCCGCGCCCTATCCGCGAGAAAGCGTGGCCCGAGACTTCAATTACGTGCCGCACCATATTGTGCGTCAAGCCTATCTCCTGCACAGTGGCCCCAATCATGACCGGCCAACCTGGGATTTGACCAGCGTGCTCTACGCCGTGCGACCAGAAGATTGCCACTTCGGGCTTTCGGAGCCGGGGCTCGTTTCGGTAGATGACGACGGTTTCACCAGATTTCAACCGCAGGTCGACGGACGCGATCGCTACTTGACCATGGACAAAGATCAGGCCATTCGCGTCATCGAGACGCAGCGCTGCCTCGTCAGCCAACCGCCGCTCGCCAAGTAGCATCCAGGCAAGCGGTCGCGTTTGCCTACGCGTTCAGTAACTCGTGTACAATCTTCGCCGGCTGTCCGTCGGTCAGCGTCTGATCCCGTTCGCTCCTTCGGAAGGTCAGCTTGTCATGTTCCAGACCGAACAGATGGAGCAGCGTGGCGTGATAGTCGAAGTGATTGACTACCCCTTCAACCGCGTGATGTCCCCACTCATCGGTTTTACCGTGGACGTAGCCTCCGCGGAAACCGCCCCCGGCGACCCACATGCTAAACCCGTAGGTATTATGATCGCGGCCAATCTTATCGGGGCCTGCGTCATTCTGAACGACCGGCAATCGCCCCATTTCGCCCCCCCAGTGAACCACTGTCTCGTCCAGCAATCCCCGTTGTTTCAAGTCGGCGACTAAGGCGGCTGACGGCTGGTCGACCTTCTTACAGGCATTGGGCAGCAACGTCGTGATACGACCATGGCTATCCCATAACTGATTCGCGGTGTAAACCTGGACGAAGCGAACGCCCCGCTCAATCAAGCGTCGCGCGATCAAACAGCGACTGCCGTAGTCGGCCGTCTCCTTTTGATCGATCCCGTACATTTTTTTCGTTGTTTCGGTCTCTTGCGACAGGTCAAGTGCCTCGGTCGCCGCCAACTGCATCTTGGCGGCCAACTGATAGCTGGCCATCCGGGCCTGAAGGTCGGAGACGTCCGCAAACTGCCGGACGTGTTGTGAGTTCAGCTGCTCCAGGTATTCCAGCGATTTCTGCTGCGCAATTCCCTTCAGATGAGCCGGCGGCGTAAGATCCAGGATTCGCGGTTCGGTCGGCCGAATGACCGTTCCCTGGTAGATCGACGGCAACCAGCCATTCGACCAGTTCTCGACTCCCAGCACCGGCAGTTGTCCTGGATCGATCAACGCAACGAATGCCGGCAGGTTGTTGGCCTCCGATCCCAGTCCGTAGGTCATCCAACTTCCCAGCGTCGGCCGACCGCCTGTGATGCGGCCTCCCTGCAACGCCCGAATCGATTGACCGTGATTGTTCACGCCCGTTTTCATCGAGCGAATCAGGCAGATGTCGTCCGCCACCGTTTGCAGGTGGGGCAGCAACTCCGAAAGTTCCATTCCACATTGTCCGCTGGGAGAGAACTTCCAGGGAGACGCGAACACCTTGGAACTGGCCTGGGCCTTGTTGTCTTGTTTCAGTTCGCCCGGGAATTCCTTCCCGTCGTACTTTTTCATTTCCGGCTTGGGATCGAACAAGTCGTGATGGCTTGGCCCTCCCTGCATCCAGAGCGAGATCATTGCCTTGGCTCGCGGCGGCTTTGCCGGAACTTTCGGCGTTGTGTCAAACACCTGCGGTCCGATCGGCGGCTTCGCTTGTTCGGCGGCCCAGGCTTCCTGCTGCTGCATCCAGGAGAAAGCCAACGAGCCCAGACTCATCGCGCTGGTCGCCATAAAGTGGCGGCGACTGCTGACGGCAAGATCGTGGTATGAAGTCATGCTCTTTCTTCCTGTTACTGGACGTACAAAAACTCGTTGGAGCTAAGCAGCACCTGACACAACACGGCAAACGCCTCCTCGTCGGCGGAGCGGGCCGGTAGCTTTTCCCCATTCGCCTGGTAGGCCGCTTGCGTCTTTAAACTTTCCGCGACC
Above is a window of Blastopirellula marina DNA encoding:
- a CDS encoding DUF1501 domain-containing protein, which produces MTSYHDLAVSSRRHFMATSAMSLGSLAFSWMQQQEAWAAEQAKPPIGPQVFDTTPKVPAKPPRAKAMISLWMQGGPSHHDLFDPKPEMKKYDGKEFPGELKQDNKAQASSKVFASPWKFSPSGQCGMELSELLPHLQTVADDICLIRSMKTGVNNHGQSIRALQGGRITGGRPTLGSWMTYGLGSEANNLPAFVALIDPGQLPVLGVENWSNGWLPSIYQGTVIRPTEPRILDLTPPAHLKGIAQQKSLEYLEQLNSQHVRQFADVSDLQARMASYQLAAKMQLAATEALDLSQETETTKKMYGIDQKETADYGSRCLIARRLIERGVRFVQVYTANQLWDSHGRITTLLPNACKKVDQPSAALVADLKQRGLLDETVVHWGGEMGRLPVVQNDAGPDKIGRDHNTYGFSMWVAGGGFRGGYVHGKTDEWGHHAVEGVVNHFDYHATLLHLFGLEHDKLTFRRSERDQTLTDGQPAKIVHELLNA
- a CDS encoding LacI family DNA-binding transcriptional regulator; translated protein: MKVTMRELAEAANVSISTVSRVFKGDPTISAKRAEQIRALAESMNYRRPQGAVGEGLGGILRGRTIGLMSLGMDRRLLSIPAVSRAINGVEAGLSDAGAHVLLRHFPQLAPPTSAKLSQTLDGVILLGSLQGEEIGREQNDLMKRLRGLPSVWLLGKPLGCWGDSVCSNSYHVGAWAAEYLIKRGHQRLAVLNPKPDHQQFMVREDGFVAHGQRLGASVICLSEAPDKGWQLPMQPPTDVSDVMHLVDQLLEMKPRPTAVFAAADSVATLVYRALATRGLQVGKDISVISANNDEPLIAGLHPGLTTFDIHAEQIGRVAVQQLACRMAQPVGMPDVEIQLEASLVERESVVKL
- a CDS encoding nucleoside hydrolase, with amino-acid sequence MNRTYLVVAVLMGSLVFGIGQARATEPVPVIFDTDISGDVDDVLALAMLHALADRNECDIKAVTISKVNPLTAPFVDAVNTFYGRGQIPIGVTHDAQKRESKYLSLVKTKDEGELRYPHDLLSSDDAPDAVTILRKTLAAAEDKSLVLIQVGLAANLADLVESPADEISPLTGKELIRQKVRLTSVMAGAFSPVNGNAHYLEANVKNGIGSMQRFAEKWPHDSPVVWSDFLIGIAAPYPRESVARDFNYVPHHIVRQAYLLHSGPNHDRPTWDLTSVLYAVRPEDCHFGLSEPGLVSVDDDGFTRFQPQVDGRDRYLTMDKDQAIRVIETQRCLVSQPPLAK